Proteins encoded within one genomic window of Rhododendron vialii isolate Sample 1 chromosome 1a, ASM3025357v1:
- the LOC131336487 gene encoding uncharacterized protein LOC131336487 has product MSMNPTHIPSSEASNSAPLLKRNSVDVGWDYGVIVDPSNKDRLQCLLCGNQYTGGVSRMKRHIAQIRGDVASCIKASKEDILKCKKAIDDNAAKKKNKKKAALEIREEVNIVGDESEGDEIENVAVGSKKRPYVLGPMDRYTDINPDSSDTSGFKKMRQPNINDSFWKEKSHKVSQYLARWVYEAGIPFHAIDNDSFKRFVEAVGLFGPGYQPPSQYQLREPLLKEEVERTKTLLKKQEEEWASTGCSIMTDAWTDRKRRSIMNLCVNCKQGTCFLSSKEDSEASHTGVYIFDYVDKFIEDIGAQNVVQVVTDNASNNMAAADLLKIKRPNIFWTSCGTHTINLMLEGIGKQSKFKATIDKAKAFTIFVYAHHNTLAMMRKYTKKRDIVRPGVTRFATSFLTLQSLMEKKQELRAMFSSNAWGESKWAKSPKGKTAYATVMSQAFWNGVTLCLKVFGPLVIVLRLVDGDRKPSMGFVYGELTKAKEDIKAAYKQVETNYRPILDVIDGKAKGRLDSALHLTAYFLNPFYFFNNSTIQDDPIIMDGVLTCVEAFFPDDVNVQDEVINRELLKYKNKEGGFGRPLAAMGCATNNDSYDPVGWWSNYGNHTPNLKRMATRILSLTSSSSGCERNWSTFEGIHTKKRNRLDATRLNNLVYVQFNAKLINNKRNGKDVLRTKESTNAQGWLVEGGDEEVDPVSGLTWEVIGEATGADEVLQPRRTTRNIGVRELHEEDFVSEDDTEEEVDEDFECESDGEEVMHGYGEEEDE; this is encoded by the exons ATGTCAATGAATCCCACTCATATTCCATCTTCGGAGGCCTCTAATTCTGCGCCGCTATTGAAAAGAAATTCAGTTGAtgttggatgggattatggagtTATTGTGGATCCTAGCAATAAGGACCGCCTACAATGCCTTTTGTGTGGGAATCAGTATACTGGTGGGGTTAGTAGGATGAAAAGACACATAGCTCAAATTAGGGGAGATGTTGCCTCATGCATTAAGGCAAGCAAGGAAGATATATTAAAGTGTAAGAAGGCAATTGATGATAATGCAgctaagaaaaaaaacaagaagaaagcaGCCTTGGAAATTAGGGAGGAAGTGAATATAGTAGGTGATGAATCCGAAggtgatgagattgaaaatgTGGCGGTGGGATCAAAGAAGAGGCCCTATGTTCTTGGTCCCATGGATAGATATACAGATATCAATCCCGATTCTTCTGACACGAGTGGATTTAAGAAGATGAGACAACCAAACATAAATGATAGCTTTTGGAAGGAGAAGAGTCATAAAGTGAGTCAATACTTGGCTCGATGGGTGTACGAAGCCGGCATTCCATTTCATGCCATAGACAATGATAGCTTCAAACGTTTTGTTGAAGCAGTTGGTCTATTTGGCCCGGGATACCAACCTCCAAGCCAATACCAACTAAGGGAACCATTGTtgaaggaggaggtggagagaACCAAAACATTACTCaaaaagcaagaagaagagTGGGCTTCGACAGGTTGCTCTATCATGACAGATGCTTGGACAGaccgaaaaaggagaagcattATGAACTTGTGCGTTAATTGTAAGCAAGGgacttgttttctttcttcaaagGAAGATTCAGAGGCGTCACACACGGGGGTGTATATCTTTGACTATGTTGACAAGTTCATTGAAGATATTGGGGCACAAAATGTAGTTCAAGTAGTGACGGACAACGCATCCAACAATATGGCCGCGGCAGATTTGCTAAAGATCAAGAGGCCTAACATATTTTGGACCTCATGTGGCACCCACACAATTAACCTCATGCTTGAAGGAATTGGTAAGCAATCCAAGTTTAAAGCAACTATTGATAAGGCCAAAGCGTTCACTATATTTGTTTATGCTCATCATAATACATTGGCGATGATGAGAAAATATACGAAGAAGAGAGACATAGTGAGGCCGGGTGTTACTCGATTTGCTACATCATTCTTGACTTTACAAAGTTTGatggaaaagaaacaagaattgCGAGCGATGTTTAGTAGCAATGCATGGGGTGAGAGTAAATGGGCTAAGAGCCCAAAGGGAAAAACGGCATATGCTACCGTGATGAGTCAGGCATTTTGGAATGGCGTAACCTTATGCTTGAAAGTGTTTGGTCCGTTGGTGATAGTTCTTCGACTTGTTGATGGGGATCGTAAGCCCTCAATGGGCTTTGTATATGGAGAGCtcacaaaagcaaaagaagataTCAAAGCGGCATACAAGCAAGTTGAGACTAACTACCGGCCAATACTAGATGTCATTGATGGGAAAGCTAAGGGTCGGCTAGATAGTGCATTGCATTTGACAGCTTACTTTTTGAATCCTTTTTACTTCTTCAACAATTCTACCATTCAAGATGATCCTATCATTATGGATGGGGTTCTTACTTGTGTTGAAGCTTTCTTTCCCGATGATGTCAATGTTCAAGATGAAGTCATCAATCGAGAGTTGTTGAagtacaagaacaaagaaggtgGATTTGGAAGACCATTAGCCGCAATGGGATGTGCGACGAACAATGACTCTTATGATCCGG TTGGATGGTGGTCTAACTATGGCAATCATACACccaatttgaaaagaatggcCACTCGAATTCTCTCTTTGACTTCAAGTTCATCGGGGTGTGAgagaaattggagcacttttgAGGGA atacatacaaagaaaaggaatagaCTAGATGCGACAAGGTTGAACAATCTAGTCTATGTCCAATTCAATGCCAAACTCatcaacaataaaagaaatggGAAGGATGTATTACGTACTAAAGAATCAACAAATGCACAAGGATGGCTAGTTGAAGGTGGTGACGAGGAAGTTGACCCGGTTTCGGGACTTACATGGGAGGTAATTGGGGAAGCTACGGGAGCGGATGAAGTCCTTCAACCTAGAAGGACTACTAGAAATATTGGAGTACGAGAACTACATGAGGAAGATTTTGTGTCGGAGGATGATACCGAAGAGGAGGTAGATGAGGATTTTGAGTGTGAGTCCGATGGAGAAGAAGTTATGCATGGatatggagaagaagaggatgagtaA
- the LOC131336519 gene encoding L-type lectin-domain containing receptor kinase IX.2-like isoform X1 encodes MAIQFAFEELESYTNRFETLLGEGAFSKVYRGNIPGNNPRNLPAQSVAIKVSNNPEDPQFENELQFLQQIQGHRNIIGLVGWCQTESKFYIVLDLASGGTLSNNIVGSRGKEEL; translated from the exons ATGGCTATACAGTTTGCATTTGAAGAGTTGGAATCTTACACAAACAGATTTGAAACACTTCTTGGTGAAGGTGCATTTTCTAAGGTATATCGTGGCAACATACCTGGAAACAACCCACGCAATCTCCCTGCGCAGTCGGTGGCAATTAAAGTCTCCAACAACCCCGAGGATCCACAGTTTGAG AATGAACTGCAGTTCTTGCAACAAATTCAGGGACATCGAAACATAATCGGCTTGGTTGGATGGTGCCAAACAGAGTCCAAATTCTACATAGTTCTAGATCTTGCTTCTGGAGGGACACTTTCAAACAATATAGTTG GTTCAAGGGGAAAGGAGGAGTTATGA
- the LOC131336519 gene encoding L-type lectin-domain containing receptor kinase IX.2-like isoform X2, with protein MAIQFAFEELESYTNRFETLLGEGAFSKVYRGNIPGNNPRNLPAQSVAIKVSNNPEDPQFENELQFLQQIQGHRNIIGLVGWCQTESKFYIVLDLASGGTLSNNIVD; from the exons ATGGCTATACAGTTTGCATTTGAAGAGTTGGAATCTTACACAAACAGATTTGAAACACTTCTTGGTGAAGGTGCATTTTCTAAGGTATATCGTGGCAACATACCTGGAAACAACCCACGCAATCTCCCTGCGCAGTCGGTGGCAATTAAAGTCTCCAACAACCCCGAGGATCCACAGTTTGAG AATGAACTGCAGTTCTTGCAACAAATTCAGGGACATCGAAACATAATCGGCTTGGTTGGATGGTGCCAAACAGAGTCCAAATTCTACATAGTTCTAGATCTTGCTTCTGGAGGGACACTTTCAAACAATATAGTTG attaa